From Onychostoma macrolepis isolate SWU-2019 chromosome 05, ASM1243209v1, whole genome shotgun sequence:
AAGAAACgaatccatcaagacatttttaacttcaaactgttgcttccagcAGAAATGCGAGTCCTCTATTCTCAATAACACATCTTCTAATGAAAATGTCTATTCCTGGCTTTTCCTGTATTCTCTGCCTAGCTTTTCGCTTCATAATATGTTTATATTCActgcacccattcactgcagaggatccattggtgggAAATTGATGTAATactgcatttctccaaatctgtttagatgattaaaaaaaactaatctgCATTCTGGATGGCTTAAGAGTGACCAAATTTCctgtttatttcaaatttcCTGATGAACTATGTCTTTTAAGTGTGAAGGTCTGATTGTGTGCTAAAGTCTTAAGATAAAACTCATCCCTGCAGGCAGCCCACTCAGGATGCTGCAGAAGACGTGAGAGCTCGTGATTTCAGACGTGAgctggaggagagagagagagttgctgTTAAGAGCAGAGACAGAGGAGCAAGAGGTGAAGAAGCATGTTTTATGTGAATGTTTTTTGACTTGATATCAAGATCATGTGTTTATTGACagtgactttgtttcttttaGAACACACAACTtcttcctcatcttcatcctcctcctccaagCGACCACGTCTGGATCAGATTCCTGCTGCCAACCTGGATGCTGATGATCCCCTCACTGATGTACATACACTTTCTTATAGATGCTTAGGCATGCAGGTTGATTTTGATGGCAGTTTGAAGaatgtgtctgtgtatgttttagGATGAAGATGACTCTGACTCCGGCTCTGACAGTGATGATGACACTGCCGCCCTGCTGGCTGAACTGGAGAAGATCAAAAAGGAGCGAGCTGAGGAGCAAGAGAAGAAGGTAAACCTCACTGAACGTTTACCACCTTTGTCACCTTGATCTTGATCGTTATCGCAAAATAAAGCCCTTCAGGATGATCCTGGTCACCatttcagtgtttgtttttttttgtgattatgACCAGCCTGACTCTGCATTTATTCCTTGCTTAGGCTTGATATCTTATTGACGCAAGTCATCGCTGTATTTTTTTGGTGTATGTATAATTAAGGAAAGGGAACAGAAAGCGGAGGAGGAGAGGATACGTATGGAGAACATTCTGAGCGGGAATCCACTGCTCAATCTGGCaggccagcagcagcagcagcagcaacagcaaAAAACACAGAGCCAGAATGCATTCAGTGTGAAGAGGAGGTAAGTTAATGGTGGTAAAAATAAGTAACAGAAGATTATTtggttttctttcttctttcataAGTTACTTTTAGTTgcataattcacccaaaaatgaaaattaccccatgatttactcagacgtaaatgtctgaaattttctttCAGACGTATACAATCTGAGATGTATTTAAAAACGTCCTGGCTCTTCtgagctttataatggcagtgaatggggttTTGATTTTGAAGGCCAAAAAACTGTGTCCATACATCATAAAATGTGCTCCACACTGCTCCAGGGGGTTAACAGaggccttctgaagtgaagCTATGCATTTGtggaagaaaaatatatatgatttaaaactttataaaccataatctctagcttccaCTAACTGTTGTATGCACATGAAAGTGGCGTCCCAGTGGGTAAATCATAgggtaattttaatttttgggtgcactatcCCTTTGAAGAATTAAAGCAAAGCAATTAAAAGAACTCTGGACATTCATGTGCTTTAATGCAAGATGATGGAAACACTCGgtttaaataaaagaatgaCCCATCTGATAATAAACATTTCACTCACTTTAATGTTAAATTGTGTgataattatcataatatattgatattaataGAAGTGTGCTGTTAGAAAGAATAGTACATGTTCTAGGTAGGTATAGTATGAAATGTAACGGCTTAcgaaattattttttcatttttaatatttttttgctttgtttgctaTTTCTATAGCTTTATATGTGTTATTTACTCTGAGACCAACAACATCAACAGCTCTAAATGTCATTCTGGTCCAAAAGATTCTTATTATTCaataatggtaataatattggctggtgttttttttttttcctccctgaATGAAGGTGGAAAAATAGCTTTGTCTTTTGAattgcaaatacattaaaacagagAGAGCTCAAAAATATGCTACTAACAACATTCAAACCCAATTTCACATTCTGTTTCTGGCAGGTGGGACGATGATGTCGTGTTTAAAAACTGTGCTAAAGGAGTGGATGAATCCCGTAAAGAGAAACGCTTCATTAATGACACCCTGCGCTCTGAATTCCATAAGAAATTCATGgagaaatatgttaaataattgTCTTGTTATAGAACTGCATTTCAGCAgtttgttatttgttatttttttcgtTTTAGCAAATATCATATGTGctcattttgtctttttaatctttatttgttGCCCTTCAGTAGTGGGTCTGTAAAAGAAGTGAaccaataaaaagaaaagaaaaacagaatgcttattcttttctctttctaCTGTATATGATCCAGTTTTCTTAAGTCAAGCTTTATAACACTCACTTGTCCTGCGAGTTTGTGTATGTTATCTttatcttctttttatttttagtcagAATTGCCCTGTTTGTACTGATTAcgttcataaaataaaaaaatcatttacatGTTCAGACGTTTCCCTACTTTCAGGTCAGgtcagaccttttttttttttttttttttcttgagtttCTGAATCGGAGAGCAGATCTGAGTCCAACCTGACCTGCCTCCTTTCGCAAGGGCTTTCTATTCTTCTCCCTTTTgtaatttgatcttttattcTTAACATGCTTTATTATTTCCATTCAATTTAACTTTAAGACTTTTAACAATAGTGATTGTCTCAAAGTAACACGCCTAAACCCCCCAGTGAGCAAGAAAACGGCAACAGTTTCATAGAAAAACTCCCttaatgttacaaatataccTTCTGAGAAACCAAAGCTGAAAGAGGAAACCCATCCTCTTCTGTTTGGCCTGAATTTCTTTGAAAGACTCTATATAGAATCAGTATTGTGGATCTCTATGGACATTATGTCTAAAATTAGTAGTCCCAACTGTTTGCTCGGAAAGAAAACCAGCTGTGAGGATGCGTTTAGATGACTTGATAGCAAATAAAGCTTGTGGTAGGCGTGGAGAGGAATACGTTAGCAGTCCACATGGAGCTACATCAGTTAGTGATGTATTTACGTGGTCAAAGTGAATGAACCGCTACACCTCAGGCTCATTTCCAGGTCAGACCTGTTCTGAGTTGGCAACTCTGTGATTCATGACCAATGACCCACAGCTTCACATGTTCTTGGAATGCGTTTCCCTCCTCAGTAAATGTGCATCAGCTGAGTGGGTGTTTGACTAATAGAACAATGTGTTCtttaaagtttgaaaaagtGGTTAGCTCTGACGTGTCTGATTGTGTAAGTGAGGTAAAGGAACAAATGTTAGTCAAGACTATGAGTGTAAAGGAAACACCTCCTAATATTCCCTCTAAAAACTCAGACGTAGCCTCAGAACTTCCTCCTCAGAACtgtcttctgattggctgaggccAGCGGGTGGGCTCTAAATGAGGTTCACTAGAACTATGACTGTACAAAATACATCCAATCAGCCAAGAGAGACGGAGACagaagagagagtgagaaaaagGAAGCCCAAATCTCCTGTTGCAGTTGGCCGTCTGTCTgagaaaggaaaggaaaggaaaagaaaagaagaactgCTGTGCACAGTGTATATTTGAAGGTAAAATTTCAGCTTCCTGTGCACATTGAAATTCTTTTGCCTCAGGTTTCAAGTTTGACTGAATGATGATGGTTTTCTTTTTCAGTTGCTTACAGTAATATTATACTGTTAGTCTGCAGATGATGTTTTTGAAGTGGAGTGTTGAGAGAGGGAGTAGACATGAGGTGTTTACACTCATGTAAACAATTATAGAAATGAATGTAGATAAAGATTTTCAGTGTGTGAGAATTTATCTGAATATGTGGATCAGTGTGGTTATACTTCTTTTTAAGGGTTTGAGggaagatattttttatttcatggtgGGTTTTTTCAGATTGGACTAAATGGGCAagagtatattaaaatacatttttaaactttaacgCTTTTTAATCAGTTCAAAGGTAATAAAGattgttatatttaatagtaatgttttataaaagtttttatttataaagcctAATAGTTCCCTATAGTATGTGTAACATGAACTGCATTACTGCATTTGAATGTTGAAAATACGTCtcttcatgttagttcacagtgtaataactaatgtaaaaagaagcaacttttgattttaaagatttatagatgttaaaataaacattcagaTAAATAGTTGCTGTAGATGTGTTATGattattgttagttcatgttaactaattaaTGCTAATGAGTGAAACTCTATTGTTTtaccattttatatatatatatatatatatatatatatatatatatatatgaaatatttacaaattaaaaagaaatgcatgtatttataaaacaatatacactacagtGGTCTGACTGTTTTCTGCTtcattatattgtaaaatgtaattaattcatgTGAATTCACtggtgtcatatgatccttcagaaatcattctaatataggctactgatttggtgctcaaaaaacatcttataaatatacaaaattgttgctgctcaaTATGTGTTTTTGGAAACTGTGCTTTTTCCTCaagataaatagaaagttcaaaacaaccgcatttatttgaaatatgcatttgtaacaaTGTTACAAGTCTTTACTTTCCCTTTCAATCCATTCATTGTGTGATACGCATGAGGGCTACATATCATGCCAGATAAAAATGATATCATGATATACaggatgtgtgtttgtttgacagTTGAACAGTTTTCCCAGATGTTTAAGTGGGTcatctgatttcctgaacatgCCGTTCAAATACCTCCAAACTGTGATGTCATCAGTTTGGAAACAGCAGCCTTCCTGGACAGTGCTGCTGTAACTTAAGCTGGAGCAGCATGTGTGTCTGTTGATATGATCTGTTCTTTTGCAGCCAGCAGATCATGCAAGTGATGCTTCTGAAACTGGTTTTGGTGGGGGGTGGGGGTTCAGTGCAATTAGTGCTGATTAAAGTCTTTTTAATATAAAGCAAAAGAAAAGCCTTGATAATTGTGCCAGGGAAACGGCCTACACATCCACTTGAGTTTGATCTTATGTTGTTGCGTGTGGGTGTGCGTGTGTTGCacagaataaatatttagtCTGTTGGTTCACTGCCTTTGGTCGACCACAAACACGGGTGTTTCTTGATGTTTCCTCAGGTTTTCTTGAATGTTATTGGTAGGTTTGTGGTGAAGTAGTTCCTATTCAATCACACGCACTTCTAAGTCTTACTTAatcttcctctttctctttctccctTCTGCTCTATCATTTAATAACCACATATTGTCGTTCATGTGTATTGGATGCCTGTTTTTCTGTGTCTTGTTCTGAGTGTCCCAGAGTGGTTTCAGTCTAGTTCTGGGTGTATGATACAAAGAGAGGATTGAAGTTTTTGATCATGTGTTGTTGCTATTTCAGCACTCTTGTAAGTTGATTCATATGGAAATATGTTGTTTTGTGTGCAGGTCATGTTGCCGCAGTGTGAGAGAGCACGGAGTATAAGTGGACGTCCAGAAGGGCCTTATCGGGCAGTAGAAAGCGCAGATGCTCTCGTTACACAGGACTTTGAAGGCGTGGACACGCTGGACAAACTTTTTGTACATGCTGTGAAGAGATTTAGCGAGGCACCCTGTCTGGGCACCAGAGAGGTCCTtagtgaagaagaagaaaaacaaccCAATGGGAAGATCTTTAAGAAGGTAAATTCAATCACTGGTTTGATTCGGTAACAGCTCAATCAGCTGAAAACAGTCAAAAATATTAGTGACAGTTTGATATAGAAACgtatgtgtttttgtctgtaGTTAGTCCTGGGGGACTACAGCTGGATGACCTATGAAGAGGTCAGTCAAGCAGTGGAATTTTTGGCAGTGGTCTGGCAGCTTTGGGCCAGCAACCACGTAATACCATTGCCATCTTTTGTGAGACACGGGCAGAATGGATGATCACAGCACAGGCCTGCTTCAGACGCAACTTCCCATGTAATGCAATCACACTACTTTTACTCTAAACAGGTTTAGATCTAAATCTTAcaatcataaaaatgtgttttgttttttgttcggCTCAGAAGTAGTTATTTCACAGCTGAGTTTATGTAACCTTTGGTTTCCATTGCCTATTTCCAGTCAATTAAGCTGTACATAAAgagttttgttattagttttaTGCACCTATAGAGGTTAATTGGAATCAGAACTCTTGAGCATTCACAGGAAATAGCTTACTTGTATTAATAGCGTAATAAGGTGGATATTAGTGGTGGGGATTTTTCAGTTACTTGAACTTTCTGCCAGTTACCTCACTAAACACAGTAGGTGGTGGAGATGACTTTATGAGTGAGATATTCAGTCACGAACTGAACGATTCATTCACAAACACTAATTCACTCTGGAATTaaacaaatgactgtttttatcaGTGAGCtagtgaatcattcattcaaccagCACTGACTCATTCAGGCTCATTTTCTTAAAGAAAACATACATGAGAGGTACCACTTATGGAATAACCCTGTCAGGCTGAAGTATTCATTATACAATTTCAGCAATACCAACTCTGGTACTTGCGTCGCATCCTACTATAAAACCCCACTCTATATTTTCTTATTCAATAATTGTAAAAGGCTTCTTCAACACTAAACAGAAAGCATACATGAGCAACAAAGTAAAAATACATAGTCACTTCTCATGGTGAATGAcgaatgaaaattaaaataaagacataAACAAACACTGTAATTATAGGAGGCATGAGCCCTGAAGCCTATGTCCATAATGTCCTCTAAACATCTCAGTCTTCTCATAGATGTTACCTTATTTGTTTGCAGATCTTAATAAAATAGATAATTTATCCTTTAATATAAATCCTAGTTCTCCTAAGTACAGCATATTTCTCAGTTCTCTGGCCCACATCTCAAAGGTGGAGACAGAGTCCAACTTCTGTATCTAAACGAGTCTTTTTGCAAGAACCATACAGAACAAGGATGGCCTGTGTTAGATATTTTCAAGAATCAGGTTCCAGATTAATATAATGtgcttcagaaaaaaaattatgggAATGGCTGTATTTTACTGCATGCCAACAATTAATTTTGctttggctttgtttggaacCATTTTCTTACCGGTACGAAAACAGGCAAAGCAACTGGCAACATTTTgcctaaaataaatgttacatagtAATAACTTGTATAACTCTTGTATAAAAGTAATATCCATGCCAGGCCAGCCCTGAATGTATGTACTACCTGTATGTacttttttacaatattttgtcaatattaCATACTGAACCTTTAATTTAgttctttttatatttaaactataTATGCAAACCTCACAGATCCTGCAAAGATTATATGAACTTATGAGCACAAttttacgtgtgtgtgtgtgtgtgtgtgtgtgtgcgtgtgtgcagtGGTAACGCTATATGCAACTCTGGGTGAAGATGCTGTAGCTTATGGGCTGAATCAGTGTGGAGCCACTCATCTCATCACCAGCACAGAACTGCTGCAGACCAAACTGAAGGTACACAAAGCCACAGACATGCAAGTGTGACTGCTTATCGGTGTGGTCTGGCTAAAAGTTTGCGTTATAttattctttctctctttctcagaaCGTTTTGAGTGCAGTTTCAGGGTTGCAGCATGTTATCTATGCAGGCAGTGGTGAAGTATGTCATGCTGATTTCCCACTGTCTCTTGCCATGCACAGCATGCAGGAAGTAATGGAGCTCGGGGCAAAGCCAGAGAACTGTGAGTAACAtgcaaaacaattatttatacaACCAAACTGAATTGATTCACAAGCTGATACACATGCTCTCGCTCTTTCAGTAAGCAAAGAGTATGAGAAGCCAACTGCATCTGATCTCGCAGTGGTGATGTACACCAGCGGGTCTACAGGGAAGCCTAAAGGAGTGAAGATGCAACACAGTAATCTGATTGCAGGAATGGCTGGGCAGTGCCAGCGGATCCCGGGCCTGGGGTGAGCAACAGTAACACCAACACCAGTTCAATAATTTGCATGTTTTCCCATACACTACGGACAAATACTTCCAGCTTAAATCATGTATAATGCATCAGTAGGGTAAAACTGGAGTAGGAGtgtgtggtgaagtaaatacagGGAACAACAGAGACATGTGGgtgtaaaattacacaaattatgGAAAACTAGCAACTGatgaataaatgcatgtaaaaaGGAATATAAGCTGGTGtcttatctttcaaactaatcttaaatctttatttttgtgtgagggttatttatatactattatggaattcattcattttttgaattagctttcaattttatattttcagttttaattttagtttaagttttaataattgttttttttttgtcacatatttttttctttaaacatttc
This genomic window contains:
- the cwc15 gene encoding protein CWC15 homolog, coding for MTTAARPTFEPARGGRGKGEGDLSALSKQYSSRDLPGHTKIKYRQPTQDAAEDVRARDFRRELEERERVAVKSRDRGAREHTTSSSSSSSSSKRPRLDQIPAANLDADDPLTDDEDDSDSGSDSDDDTAALLAELEKIKKERAEEQEKKEREQKAEEERIRMENILSGNPLLNLAGQQQQQQQQQKTQSQNAFSVKRRWDDDVVFKNCAKGVDESRKEKRFINDTLRSEFHKKFMEKYVK